The bacterium genome contains the following window.
AGTCAACGTTCCAAAAGGCGCTAAAACGCGCCAAAGGCGCTCGCCCGCGGCCGGGGGCGAAAAACGGCGCGATAAGCCAGGTACGAGCCCGGGCGCCCGTGGGCAACCCGGGCTCTTGTGGTTACGGTGAAGCGCGTTAGGCGTCGCCGACTATCGCGAGGTACCACGGGCCGTAGCCGAAGCGGTACCGCTCGTACGTCTTGGTGACGTAGTTGTCGGTGTGCTGGTCGGGCTCGAAGACGTTGACCTCGAGGTCGATGCGTTTCTGGAATATGAACGGCCTGACGGGCTTGCCGAGGTCGAGGAAGTACCAGGCGGTGGGGCTGGAGATGTAGGGCGTCTGGATGAGCGCGAGCTTCTCGAAGAACGGGTTGTAGCCGGCGTTCTCGGTGCCCGCGGCGCCCGGCGTGTTAACGAGCATCTCCCACGCCACGCCGGTATCGCCGATGCCGGTGACGACGTGGGTGGGCCGGATGTCGAGCGGGTTGCCCTTGGGGTCCGTGAAGGCGCGCATGACCTTGAGGACGTCGATGGCGTTCGAGAGCGAGGTGGATAGGGTAGCCGTCGCCACGGCCTTGCCCTGGTCGTCGTTGGACTGGTCGGCGCTGCCCGGGTGGTCGGTGTCGAAGAAGTACTGGCCGTCGTGGCACGTGGCCGCGGTGCCGTCGGTGATGAGCGAGCCCCAGTTCTCCTGGAGCTTGATCTGGTGGCCTATGGCGGCGCTCTGGAACTTCTGGCGGATGTAGTTGTGCCGGTCGTCCTCGACCATCTTGCGGTGGATGTCGATGGCCAGGCCGTAGGTGTAGTTGGTTAAGGAGTAGCTCTCGTCGTCGAGGCCGTAGTGGATGCGGGCGTCCTCGTCGATGCGCCCCGGGACCGGCAGGCGGCCGCCGAAGCCGTAGTACTCGGTTTCGCCGTCGCTCGAGGTAATCATCACGGCGTCCTTCCAGGCGGCGTCCTGGTAGTACGAGTCCTCGTAGATGCGGAAGAACTCTTCTTTGCACGCCACCTCCAGCACGCGCGCGAAATCGCTCGGCGAAAGGTTGGGTCCTGCCACTAAAATTCACCCCCCTTAAATTGGGATTCGGACAAGGGGCTTCCGCCCCTCGCA
Protein-coding sequences here:
- a CDS encoding Mu-like prophage major head subunit gpT family protein, giving the protein MAGPNLSPSDFARVLEVACKEEFFRIYEDSYYQDAAWKDAVMITSSDGETEYYGFGGRLPVPGRIDEDARIHYGLDDESYSLTNYTYGLAIDIHRKMVEDDRHNYIRQKFQSAAIGHQIKLQENWGSLITDGTAATCHDGQYFFDTDHPGSADQSNDDQGKAVATATLSTSLSNAIDVLKVMRAFTDPKGNPLDIRPTHVVTGIGDTGVAWEMLVNTPGAAGTENAGYNPFFEKLALIQTPYISSPTAWYFLDLGKPVRPFIFQKRIDLEVNVFEPDQHTDNYVTKTYERYRFGYGPWYLAIVGDA